The Brevinematia bacterium genome segment CTCTAACTCCACACCTACACATCGGATCCGTCAAGCCCGAAGGAACTCATTCCAAACTTACAAAAAAGATACTCCTCTATCTAGCTATGACATTACACAACATACCCGAAGGATTTGCGGTAGGAATAGCTCTTGGTGGTACGGGAATTATACCAGAATACAGCGGAATACCCGTAGCCATTGGAATAGGAATACAAAACATCCCTGAGGGACTTGCAATTTCCACAACACTCGTCACCATAGGACTGACCAAACTTCAAGGTTTTGCATATGGAGTACTCTCTGGATTCACAGAGGTAGTAGGTGGGTTTATAGGCTTTTTAATCATCGCAAGCTTTCCCCAACTCTTCCCCCTAAGTCTAGCAATATCAGCAGGAGCAATGTTTTACGTGATAATTGAAGAAGTAATACCAGAAGCACAATCCTCAGAAAACACAGACATACCAACCTTAGGCGCTGTGCTAGGATTTGTTATAATGACAATATTAGATAACTTAAGTTACTAAACCTTTGCAAAAACCTACCTTTCCACACCAAAACAGCCTGAAAAAGTTAAAACTCCCGCTAAGAAACAAAAGTAAAAAAACCCCGTAAACCTCGTTCTTGACTAAGTAGCGCTGTGATCAAATAATATAACTATGTGAGAAACAAAAAATTTCGCAGAATAACTGGTATAGTCCTAGGAACTAAAGATGTAAGCGAAGGAGATAAAGTT includes the following:
- a CDS encoding ZIP family metal transporter, which gives rise to MPTEPIILVAMGVLFTWTMNNIGSSLVFAFPKSNKKVFDFSLGLAGGIMLASSIWSLLVPAMETSDYFHLPSWLTVGGAFIAGSLLIKLVDTLTPHLHIGSVKPEGTHSKLTKKILLYLAMTLHNIPEGFAVGIALGGTGIIPEYSGIPVAIGIGIQNIPEGLAISTTLVTIGLTKLQGFAYGVLSGFTEVVGGFIGFLIIASFPQLFPLSLAISAGAMFYVIIEEVIPEAQSSENTDIPTLGAVLGFVIMTILDNLSY